In Glycine soja cultivar W05 chromosome 10, ASM419377v2, whole genome shotgun sequence, the genomic stretch GGAAGCCTGACCCGAATCAACAGAACATAGTGGTGGCCGATGGCACGGACCAGAAGAACATGCCGACAGGAGTGGTGCTTCAGAACTGCGAGATCATACCGGAGGCGGCGCTGGTCCCCGACAAGATGAAGTTCAGATCATACTTGGCGAGGCCATGGAAGGCATATTCAAGGGCCATCTTGATGGAGAACACCATTGGTGATTTTATTCAGCCAGATGGGTTTCTTCCATGGAATGGCAACCTGTATCTTGACACGTGTTTCTTTGCCGAGTATGCCAACACCGGCATGGGTGCCGATACTCAACGTAGGGTTAAGTGGAGTCGTGGAGTCCTTAACAAGGCCGATGCCACCAAATACACTGCTGACCAATGGCTCCAAGCCAACACGTGGTTACCCGCCACCGGCATTCCTTTCGATCTTGGCCTCACTAAAGCTTGAATTCCATAAACATACGTATATGAATGCATGCAAGCACGCATAGATTGCTTGCATGCCCTGATAGATCATTGTGTTTTGACCTTCAAGAAAAACAACCTCTAATTAACtccttgttatatatatatatatatatatatatatatatatatatataaccaatgTTAATTAGGTTTAGAATTTTGTAGGATCATCACTAGAGATTCAAAGAGTGCATGCGAATATATATAGTACAAACTAATAAGGGTACCATTGTATATATATGGATGAAGGGCATGAGCAGAGATTTACATTGTGTGAAACCGAGGGAGACCCTATGTATAGTTTGTATATTATCCCCTTAACTTGTCAGTTTATTCAGGGTCTAGTCTTTCCTTCCTGTTTTTAGTGTGCTTTGGTTTTtacaattttgttatttaaatattaaatgagaTATTTTCAGCCAAAATCAAGTGTATTCCACTATGAAGtagccttatatatatatatgatttttttaaatctcaaaTGGTGTTTGGTATCAAGAATATTTCATTCTCAATTGAATTATCTGGTTCAAGTAGCAAACCTAGAATAATTACATATGATCTATTACTTCTAACCAGAGAATAGGACTTTTCTTTGGTATAGCTTCGTTAATTTGTTGGTGTAGACCCGTGAGTACTTCTAATGACATGCATTGTGTGTCAAGAAGTCTAGTTCAGTTGAACAAAATGTATAAATATAAGATATCTTTCAATtcttaccaattaaaaaaaattgacacaaTGCATTTCTTCCTTTACTCTTTGattaaactttaattaaataCCCGTTAAGAAATTATTGTTTTCTCAATTGGTAATATCTCACTTTATTCataattgtaatatttattaACGTAATAACATGTGTCATGAACGAATATTAAGTTTACGATCTATggtgtttttaatattatcatgattattaatgtatttttaattttacagaaatgtatattcatatatatgcatataaatatttaccaaaatacataaaaaattatgaatatttatatattacaaatgcccatatcattttaacttATAGAAGCATTCAATTAcatgtctttaaaaaaatatttatatataactatGTTCTCATTTGTATATaacttataaatatatacatcattttaataaaagaccttaaaaatgaaaaatatttttaaaatacatttttatttattgagccAACGCTAAATAACAACGAATTGAATAGACTAaagccaataataataataataataataataataataataatcaaatttgtTACAAATTTTTCGTATGATCAAGTAAAATCAAGTTTCGAGATAGTATTTagaatttatattcaaattgtcTCCCAAAGGACTAGTGGATACTCAAACAATTAGCATTAAGAAGTAAGGTTTAGTAAAAGTATTTCTCAAATGATTGTGTTTGAATTGTGCAAAAGAATAACGTAAAAGCAATTAAAAGCAATAAAAAGAGAATAGTTGTAGAAATAATTGCAATGTTGTGAAAATGGATGATTTGAACAAGAGTTAGGTTGGATTTTCCTATTTTTCAATgcaataattcaaattaatttagttcTTCAAGTAATTTATCTTATATTCACAGTTATATTCTAATGTGAATGTTTTGGGTAAAAGAGTATAAGTTATTTAGAATAATTATCAATGTCTTGGCAAACATCTAAATAACCAgcattaatatttaagaattaaggGAACCTATTTGGTATTGCATGTGTCTATAATTAATCTCAAATAGGTACTCTTCTAAGTTTGGAAACCAAACAAATGTCTATCAACTAAACTAACAACTCCTAAAATCAAACATTAGAAGAAGAAGTATGAAGAATTGTATTAAAAAGGAATATTACATGAAATTGGGATGCAGTCTTCTAACCCTGATAGATGAGGAAATTGACTACTCATAGCTTGATTACAATTCCCAAAATCAAACATACAAAATGTGTAATCAATTGAAGCTAAGAGCCCTAGGAATTAATCTATTTGTTGTCAAAAAATTTCTCTTCAAATGCACCAAAATATCTCCTCAATTAGACCTTAggtcttttatattttgatatggGTTTGGAACTGTTGCATCCTACTCACTTAAGCGTGAATAATGTCTCACTTGAATGAGGCCTTCTAATCTTAAATTTTTCAGCTTCTAACTCTCCTCGCTTAAGTACACAAAATGTTGCACTTAAGTGAGGTCTTAGTGTTCTTCGATTAACTTGATTGTCTCGCTTAAGCACTTTGAGACTTGGGCTTAAGCGAGGGCCTCTAGTGAATAAAAAACTGCTCACTTAGCTCGCTTAAGTGCATGACATCCCACGCTTAAGTGAGCTTGACTTCATCATTAATCTTCTAAGTTTCTCTTGTTCAACAGATTATGCTTAAGCGAGACTTGTCAGTGACTCCTTcaattggttttatcttggtttacTTAAGCACACATCAAGTCCTGCTTAAGCGATCAACTAGTCTTTTTGACTCAATTTCCTCTAAAACCTCCCACAAAAACATCAAGAAGTCctaaaactaacaaaataaagATCCCAAGTAATAATTCTTAATCTATCCTAATTTTTGAGTTAAAACAAGacttaatgtattaaaaatgtTCGATAATCACCTCAAATCATGTGTAAAATTAAGGCATATTTGTCAATTATCAAAATCCGATTACATTGATACATAATATATTCAATTTAAGCCATAACAAGGTTAACATTCAAAACTTCAACAATATCacataattaaaactaatattttcaaaataatataaatatcatttaaaaataaaattttaatttttgcattataaacatttaaaaaacattaattatcaacatacaaaattcaaatacatataaacataatattcataataacaaaaatgaaaacttaaatttaaatatttatacatttatatttattatattttttaatttatacatttcatataAGTATTATGTTACTATAATTaactggaaaaagaaaaattaaaaataaatttctttaagcTTAATAcccatataaaatatataaattataaaaatgaatttcattaGGTTTAGTACTTTTTAAGACTACAAATCCTCAATtaagaatataattattaatatttctcaattttaatatatatgctaacaaatattttgaaaataaaatttattaatgtacatatttttttaaaaataaatactatataaaaatatataatttaatcaaactcgttcatcatataaatttaaaatctagTATTCTCATCGAAATAACTGTACATGCGTATTTCTATTatgagaataaataaaatattgcgAGATTTCATGATTTTAACATTAAGTTGCCATGTGTGTTTCACGCTTGCAGTAGAGTGTTATCCAAATCTTGTGAGATTTCTAGAATATGATATTAATAAATTgactaaattgaatttttaaattatgaaaatttgtaATTGGAATCATAATCATATTAGttataatcatttaatttaatataaggaTATAGgcatgtattaattattataaaagtaaatataacattgtaaaatcatatttaatataatttaagaaataaGGAAGGAAAAGTACTGTAGGAAAATGTGTAAGGAGATTTAAATCCAAAAATGAGaggtagaaaattaaaaaaatctatttaaagttatttgttAACTGTTTTTTCTCCACACCAGTGAATCCCTAAGACTAGCTAAACAAAGTCGAGGTCCATAACTGTGAGGAACGTATTTGGCCAATCGTTTTGTTCCATTTGTGGCAGAACACAGAAAACGCCACAAAACCAAAGCTTCCACGGAACGGGTCAATTGCTGAATGCTCATATTTTTAGAAACTTCCATCACGAATAAATAAAACCCTACTTCTGCATGGTTTCTCATTGCAATCTCCTCAAACACTAGTAAAGGGAAGGAACCGTACCTTCCTcaataaaactttctctccGATTTGGCTTCTCAGTTTCGGTTGTCATCGTCGgggagaaacaaaaaaaaaacccacaaaAAGATTATAacccaaaaaaccaaaaataaaataaaatatgaaaggtAAAGTACTAGGATCCACTGTTTCTCTTATCCTAGTGGTGGGTGTCGTAATTGGCGTGGTTGCTGTAGTTCAAAGTCCAAAGGGCGTCAACAACAGCAATGGAGGAGAAGTGAAAAGCACCAACAGGGCAGTGACAGCGTTGTGCCAAGGCTCAGACGACAAGAAACTGTGCCACGATGTTCTGTCCTCTTCAAACAGCACAGACCCAAAGGAATACATCGCAACCGTGGTGAGAAGCTCGATGGACAGTGTTATCAAAGCATTGAATATGAGCGACAGGCTGACGGTGGAACACGGCAACAGCAGCGCCGGAATGAAGATGGCTCTGGAGGATTGCAAGGACTTGTTGCAGTCCGCAATGCACGACCTGGAGGCCTCAGGCGTCTTGGTTAAAGAGAGCAGCCTCCAGGACGTGCACCAGCGGACCGCCGAGCTCAAGAACTGGTTGGGAGCTGTTGTTGCCTACCAGCAATCTTGCCTCGACGGCTTCGACACCGACGGCGAGAAGAAGGTTCAGGAGCAGCTACAATCTGGTAGCCTTGACAACGTTGGAAAGCTCACAGGCTTGGCACTCGATGTCGTGTCAGGGATTACACACATTCTCCAGTCCTTGGACTTGGACCTTGCTCTCAAGCCCGCCTCTCGTCGCCTTCTTGACGTTGATGATGATGGCTTCCCCACTTGGGTCTCCTCTGCTGATCGCAAGCTCTTGGCCAACGATCCTGTTTTGCCCCATGCTACTGTTGCTAAGGATGGTAGTGGTCAATTTCATACTGTTTTGGACGCTATTAACTCCTACCCCAAGCATCACCAGGGTAGATATGTTATCTACGTTAAGGCTGGTATCTATGATGAGTACATCACCGTTGACAAGAAGAAGCCCAATCTTCTCATCTACGGTGATGGCCCCTCAAAGACCATCATCACTGGCCGCAAGAACTTTCACGAGGGTACCAAGACAATGAGAACCGCCACCTTCTGTATgttcatttctctctctctctccttaaCCGGATAGGTTgaggaataatatttttttactgaattctttttaaaaacaacaTGCAGCTACTGTTGCTGAAGATTTCATGGCCAAGTCAATTGCATTCGAGAACACCGCTGGTGCAGAAGGACACCAAGCAGTGGCACTCCGCGTGCAAGGTGATCGTTCAGTGTTCTTTGATTGCGCTATGCGTGGTTACCAAGACACATTGTATGCCCACGCCCATCGTCAGTTCTACCGCAACTGCGAAATCTCTGGAACAATTGACTTCATCTTCGGCTACTCCACCACCTTGATCCAGAACTCAAAGATCTTGGTGAGGAAACCCATGCCAAATCAACAGAATATAGTGGTGGCTGATGGCACAGGCCAGAAGAACATGCCCACTGGAGTAGTCCTCCAAAACTGCGAGATCATGCCTGACGCTTCCCTCTTCGCTGACCGCATGATCGTGAAGACTTACTTGGCCAGGCCATGGAAGGCATTCTCAAGGGCAGTGTTCATCGAGAATGTTATGGGCGACTTGATTCAGCCCGAGGGTTATATTCCATGGAACCCAATTGAGCCAAACACACAGGATTGTTACTTCGCCGAGTTTGGCAACACTGGACCAGGTTCCGTTACTCAAGCAAGAGCTAAGTTTGCCAAAGGTCTCATCAGCAAGCAAGAGGCTGCAAAATTCACTGCTGAGCCTTGGCTCACAACTAGCACTTGGTTGCCTTCCGCTGCCGTTCCCTTCGAT encodes the following:
- the LOC114370953 gene encoding pectinesterase-like, which produces MKGKVLGSTVSLILVVGVVIGVVAVVQSPKGVNNSNGGEVKSTNRAVTALCQGSDDKKLCHDVLSSSNSTDPKEYIATVVRSSMDSVIKALNMSDRLTVEHGNSSAGMKMALEDCKDLLQSAMHDLEASGVLVKESSLQDVHQRTAELKNWLGAVVAYQQSCLDGFDTDGEKKVQEQLQSGSLDNVGKLTGLALDVVSGITHILQSLDLDLALKPASRRLLDVDDDGFPTWVSSADRKLLANDPVLPHATVAKDGSGQFHTVLDAINSYPKHHQGRYVIYVKAGIYDEYITVDKKKPNLLIYGDGPSKTIITGRKNFHEGTKTMRTATFSTVAEDFMAKSIAFENTAGAEGHQAVALRVQGDRSVFFDCAMRGYQDTLYAHAHRQFYRNCEISGTIDFIFGYSTTLIQNSKILVRKPMPNQQNIVVADGTGQKNMPTGVVLQNCEIMPDASLFADRMIVKTYLARPWKAFSRAVFIENVMGDLIQPEGYIPWNPIEPNTQDCYFAEFGNTGPGSVTQARAKFAKGLISKQEAAKFTAEPWLTTSTWLPSAAVPFDPSFTKA